TCCTGCTATTTCCGAAACCACTGCTTTAGCCACAATTTTAGAAATCGTCGGCGAAATTAATACACCTGTTCACCTAATGCGAATTTCTACCCGTCGAGGAGTGGAATTAATTCGCGAGGCAAAAATGCGGGGATTGCCGATAACCGCTAGTGTGACGTGGTTGCATCTCCTCTTAAATACAGGATCGATCGCCAGCTATCATCCCAGTTTACACCTCGCTCCCCCCTTGGGCAACGAAAGCGATCGCAAGGCGTTAATTGCGGCAATTAAGGAGGGAATTATCGATGCAATCGCGATCGATCATCGTCCCTATACCTACGAAGAAAAAACCGTCTCTTTTGCAGAAGCACCCCCCGGCGCGATCGGGTTAGAATTAGCTTTACCGCTACTCTGGGAAAAATTAGTAATAACCGGGCAATTATCAGCTTTACAATTATGGCAAGCGCTTAGTCTCAATCCCTGTCATTGTTTACAACAAAAACCGGCATCTCTCAACCCCGGCAATCCTGCGGAAGCAATTCTTTTCCATCCCCAAGCAAGCTGGAAAGTAACGGCAAATAATCTTCACTCTCTCAGTCATAATACTTTCTGGTTAAATCAAACAATTACGGGAAAAGTGTTAGAAATGTGGAATTTTTAAAGGTTTAGGAAAGGGGGCAGTGGGTTTTTAAAGTTGGTATAATTTCTTTTTATTCGATCAATCAATGATCGAGGTAAACACCATGACAGCCGGTAAAAGTCACGCTTATTTTACCCCAAAAGACTATCTAGAAATAGAGAAAATTAGTCCCATTAAACATGAATATATACAAGGGCAAATCTTGGCGATGGCGGGGGCCAGTAAAGCCCATGTTATCATCACAGGTAATCTTTCAGCCCAATTAATTAATCATTTACGGGGTAGTGGTTGTCTTGCCTACGCTACCGATATGAAAGTGCGTCTCCCTAGCTTAAATATCTTCTATTATCCCGATTTTGCCATTACTTGTGACCAACGGGATCGAGTTTCCGAGGAAGATTTTATTCTGCATCCGCGAGTGATTATCGAAGTTTTATCCGACTCCACGGCAGCCTTTGATAGAGGCGATAAATTTGCCGATTATTAAACTATCCCCGAATTACAGGAATATCTATTGATCGAGCAAAAACAAGTCCTAATCGAACAATATCAACGTCAATCTAATAACCTCTGGATTCCCCATATTTATCAAGCGGGAGATTTAATCACTATTAACTGTATTAACTTTTCTTGTCCGATAGAAATTCTTTATCAAAACCTAGAAATTCTTAGCTAGAATCTTGGCCGTAAAAATAGTAAAATGGGGTCGGGTATTAGGAGAAATTTGCCCTATTTCCTAACCCCCCAACAACTTAGATAATTAACCCCGTTGTCGAGTATTGATCACCTCACCGGCTGCATTAACTAACTCTAGCTGTAGCGGCATTTGTCCCATAGCGTGAGTGGAACAACTTAAACAGGGATCATAGCAACGAATACCCGCTTCCACTCGGTTTAACATCGCTTCAGGAATTTCGTTACCATGAATATAATGTTGGGCGATTTGTTTCACCGTTTGATTCATGGCCAAATTATTATTACCCGTGGCAATAATTAAATTCACCGTTTCAATCAAACCATTTTCATCCACTTTATAATCATGGAATAAAGTACCCCGGGGCGCTTCACTAACTCCCACCCCTTGCAGATTATTAATTCCTGCTTCGGCGCGACAGCGTTGAGAAACTATATCGGGATCGTCGATTAAAAGTTCGATACGCTCTAAACAGCCTAAAATCTCCACTAAACGGGCATAATGATAGTAAAAAGAAGAGGTTGCTACACCACCGACTCGATGGCGATATTCGCGTAACTCGATATCCGCTCCCTCCGTGCCAAAATGGGAACAAACATTTAAGCGCGCCAACGGACCTACTCGATAGATACCGTTGGGATAACCGAGGGGTTTATAGTAGGGAAACTTCAAATAAGACCATTTTTCCACTGATTCACCGATATAATCGCGATAATTGTCTTCGCTGAGGTTATCGGCCACGATATTGCCTTGACTATCGGTAAAACGAATATGACCGCCGTAGTGTTCCCACTCGTCCCGTTTACCGACCAATCCCATAAACAGGGAAGGGAAATTACCAAAAGCGGCGATTTCTGTGGTTAAATTGTCTAGAAGTCCTTTAAACAGGTTTAAGGCCGTGTAAAGAGTCGCTTTAGACTCCGGCAGTCGTTCTTTAATCCATTGTCGCCCTTCTTCGCCTAAGGGAGAACGCACACCTCCCGGGACAGACCAAGCGGGGTGAATTTTTTTCGCCCCCAAAAGTTCAATAACTTTCTGTCCAAATTGACGTAAACGGATGCCTGCTCGCGCTAGGTCGGGATCGGCGGCGATTAAACCGAAAATATTCCGTTTGGCGGGGTCACTTTCCCAACCAAGCAGAAAATCGGGACTGCTAAGATGGAAAAAGCTTAAAGCATGGGATTGGGTTAATTGTCCCAAATTCATCAAGC
This Microcystis wesenbergii NRERC-220 DNA region includes the following protein-coding sequences:
- a CDS encoding Ni/Fe hydrogenase subunit alpha codes for the protein MTKTVVIDPVTRIEGHAKISIFLDDGGEVDDVRFHVVEYRGFEKFCEGRPMWEMAGITARICGICPVSHLLCAAKTGDKILAVQIPPAGEKLRRLMNLGQLTQSHALSFFHLSSPDFLLGWESDPAKRNIFGLIAADPDLARAGIRLRQFGQKVIELLGAKKIHPAWSVPGGVRSPLGEEGRQWIKERLPESKATLYTALNLFKGLLDNLTTEIAAFGNFPSLFMGLVGKRDEWEHYGGHIRFTDSQGNIVADNLSEDNYRDYIGESVEKWSYLKFPYYKPLGYPNGIYRVGPLARLNVCSHFGTEGADIELREYRHRVGGVATSSFYYHYARLVEILGCLERIELLIDDPDIVSQRCRAEAGINNLQGVGVSEAPRGTLFHDYKVDENGLIETVNLIIATGNNNLAMNQTVKQIAQHYIHGNEIPEAMLNRVEAGIRCYDPCLSCSTHAMGQMPLQLELVNAAGEVINTRQRG
- a CDS encoding dihydroorotase, producing MNSQSSTIIEQVRVLDPLTQTDRIADVWIEEGVIKAIESQLPPRENSNYISGQNCIFAPGLVDLYSHSGEPGHEDRETLASLLKAATAGGCTRLAILPNTLPPLDHPALISTLQQKSQGFFDSKSTRLHFWASLTLGRQGQKMTELADLMPVAVGFTDNRSLEDLGLLRRLLEYLKPFGKNIALSPVNQQLKGNGVMREGETSIRLGLPGDPAISETTALATILEIVGEINTPVHLMRISTRRGVELIREAKMRGLPITASVTWLHLLLNTGSIASYHPSLHLAPPLGNESDRKALIAAIKEGIIDAIAIDHRPYTYEEKTVSFAEAPPGAIGLELALPLLWEKLVITGQLSALQLWQALSLNPCHCLQQKPASLNPGNPAEAILFHPQASWKVTANNLHSLSHNTFWLNQTITGKVLEMWNF